From the genome of Alcanivorax sp.:
GGTTCATTCATTTGGCAATGACACATAGGGAAGGGAAGGTTATGAGCAATTTTTCCGGCAAGACGGCACTGATCACCGGCGCCTCATCAGGCATGGGCATGGACTACGCCCGCCAGCTCTGCGCCCAGGGCGCCAACCTGATCCTCACCGCCCGCCGAGAGGATCGTCTCGAATCGCTCAAGCAGGAACTCGCCGCCGAATGCTCCCGGTCAGGGAAAAACGTGGACATTCACGTATTTGCCTGTGACCTGGTCGACGAGGAATCCCGTAACGCCCTGATCACCCGCATTGCCGACGCCGGGCTAAAGGTGGATATCCTGATCAACAATGCCGGGCTTGGTCTGCAGGCGCCGTACCTGACCCAGCAATGGGATGACCTGCACGGCATGATGCAGCTGGACATGAACGCGCTGTCGCACCTGACCCACCACTATGCCGCCGACATGAAAGCCCGCGGCGAAGGTTACATCCTGCTGGTGGCCTCCGTGGCCGGCCACATGGCCATCCCCGGCTACGCCGCCTACAGCGCCTGCAAATACTACGTGCGCGCCCTGGGCTATGCTCTCAACGGCGAGCTGCGCCCGGAAGGCATTCGCGTCACCGTGGTTTCCCCCGGCGCCACCGAGACCGCCTTCTTCGAAGTGGCCGGCCACGAGCGCAACTGGATCGCCCGCTTCATGACCGGCAAGAGCGAGCATGTGGTGGCCCGCGCTCTGAAGGGCCTCAAGCGTGGCAGCCGCGAAGTGGTCCCCGGCACCCTCAACTGGCTGGCCACCTTCTACAGCCGCATCCTCCCCTACAGCATGATGCGCCGCATCATGGAAGTGATATTTTAGGGACGCGGCACGCATCACGCTGCACGCACCATGCACATAACAACAGGCCGCTATCGCGGCCTTTTGTTTGACCGCCTGACGCCTAACGCCTAACGCCTAACGCCAAGGATGAAACCGCTGTAGGAGCTTGCCTGCAAGCGATCCGAGCCTAGGCGAGGTAAGGATTCCAGAAACGGTGGCCGGGCTCGGGTTGATTTGCGCTTCTGCCTTTCAAAACTTGCTTCTCGCTTCTCGTAACTCATCTCCTCGCTTAGACTCGGATCGCCCAGGCAAGCTGGGCTCCTACAGCGGCTCCGGCCCAGCTCAGCAGCCTTCCGCCGGCCCCAGCTGGTCCAGAAAATCCCCCGCCCAGAACAGCCCCTGAACAGCCAGCCCGGTCACCGCCAGCATCACCAGCAGAAACATCAGCGGCCGCAAACGGGCCCGGCGTCCGTACACGTAGCGGGTGGGTTTGAGAACTTTCTCGCCGGGTAAGGGGTGCTGGGCCAGCTGCCAGACGCGCAGGCTGTGGCGGCCCTCAATGGCTAGCACCACCAGCACAAAACTCCCCGGTAGCCCAACAAAGATCCCGTACAGCAATACCCCCATGGCGCTGAACGGCCCCACCTGACGGCAGGGAGCTGTCGCGACAAAGGTTTCCAACCAGGGAAAGAACAGCCACTGACTGACCAGCAACAACGGCACCGCCCAGGCCCCATGCAAGGCCAGAAGGGTTAACCGCTCGCGGCGGCTATATTGCGGTGCCCACTGCTCCATCCGACTCCCCTGAACAAGATCAGGGAAAGTGTGCCAGATTTTTCATGTGCTGCTTGATGGGACAGGGCAGACCAGACAGACATAAAAAACACCCCGGCCTCCAACGATAGAAACCGGGGTGTTTTTTGGCGTCTTGCGTCCGGCATCCAGCGTCAGGCGTTACTTCTCCCGCCGCAGCACAAAGAAGAACGGTTGCTTCATGCCCTTGAGATCCATAATGCCCAGCACGGTATCCTCATCCACCTTGTGGAACACATCGTTGATGGGCAGGTTATCGTACACCATGGTGGCAGTGGGCTTGCCACGGTAGGTGGTCATGCGCAGGCGGGCGGCGGACTTGTTGCCAGACAGCAGCGGGATCAGCGCCTGGAACGCGGTTCCCGCCGCTTCCGACTTGAGAATCGGCAGCTTGTCGAGCAGCCCCAGGCCAGGCATGGCCAGCAGCGGCTTGACGCTGGACAGCTCACCGTTGCGCTTGCGGAACACCAGCGGGTGCACATGCTCGGTGGTTTCGAAACGCTTGCCGTGCCAGTGACAACGCTCCAGCATGCCGTCCATGGGGTGGTCGGTCTCGAAGCCTTCCCCTTTCCAGGCGCCCAGCATGAAATCGGTATCTGCCGGCTCCAGTGCATCGAAAATGGCCAGCGCATCCTCAGTGGACACCTTCCCCTGTGCCTGCGCGGCAGCAAAGCTGATTTCCTGCTGTACTGCGGTCTTGTCGGTCGATGCACCCATGCTGCGCTCCTTGAAAGCCTGTGTCAGTGAGGTCGACTACGCTAATCCCCGTGGCCCGATACGACCAGTCCACATGGGCCATTGTCCGGCAATCCGGTTTACCGAAAACACCATCGTTGACCGAAACGCTTATTTGGGGAGCCTCTGAATAGCTCCTTGCGTACCCTGACGAGCATAAATATTCAGCGGATACAGTCTCGCCCCTTCCGTTGTGCCTCGGCACTGGCTTCCAATTCGGCCTGCTGTTGTCCCAGCATACGGCTGACCTTTTTCAGCTCGCGAATCCGCTGGTCCACTGCGGCCTTCTTCTCCGCCATCAGCAGCGCCCCCTGGGCGCAATCGATGGTATCGCTACGCAGGGCATTGAGCAGCTCGCGGATTTCGCGCAGGGAGAACCCCAACTCCTTCAACTGGCTGACCATGGTGACCCGTTCCACCGCTTTTTCCGGGTAGTCGCGGTAGTTGTTCTCGCCGCGCACCACTTCCAGCAACAGGCCTTCCTTTTCGTAATAACGCAGGGTGTGCCGGTTGATCCCGGTGCGTTGTTCCAGTTCCGCAATCCGCATTGTCGCTCCCTTGCTGCCACCGCCAGTTCGGCCTTGACCTTAGAGTCTACTCTACACCTTAGCCTGTCCGTAAATCAGCGTTTTCACAAGGACAAGGAGAACCCCATGACCATTCTGATCACCGGCGCCAGCGGCTTTATCGGCCGTTATGTCTGCGCACAACTTACCCGCGACCAGCAGCCCGTTCTTGCCATGCTGCGTCAGCCATCATCACAACTGGCCACCCTGCGGCGGCAGGTCGATGCGCTGGGCGGGCAGGGCGATCTGGTTCAGGCCATTCAGGGTGATCTGGATCAGCCGGACCTGGGCCTCGATGGGCCCGTCCCAGCGCTGGAGGCCATCATTCATCTTGGGGCCCGCTTCGCCTGGCAATTACCCATGGCGGAGGCACGTCGGACCAATGTGGACGGCGCGCTGGCCGTGGCACGCCTGGCCCGGCAACAGCAGACGCGGCTGGTGTTTATCAGTGGTTTCATGCTGGAGAACCTGGCTCATCTGGCCCGGCTGGGCATCGACCTGAACTCAGCGGATAAAACTGACTGGCAACAGGTCTATCGCCGTGCCGGAGGCTATGAAGCCAGCAAGCTGGAAGCCGCCATCCGGGTACGGGAGTATGCCCGGGAACAACATCTGGAGATGGTGGAAGTACAGCCCGCCACCGTGGCAGGAGACAGCCGCACCGGGCAACTGGACCACCAGCAACCGCTCTATCAGCTGCTCGACAACCTGGCGCGCGGGCGCATGGCGGCGATCCCCGGCACCCCGGACCACTGGCTGCCGCTGGTGGCCGTAGACCTGCTTGCCGCCCTGATTGCCCGGGCAGCTCTGGCCCCGGCGACACCGCAGCGACTGCTGGCACTGGACAGCCGTACTCCCAGCCTGCAGGGGCTGCTGGCCCACGCTGCCCCCTCCCTGAAAAGGAGAGCACCGACACGCTTTCTGCCCATGGGTGTACTCGCCACCCTTCTGCGCCTTCCCGGCCTGCCGCGCCTGCTCAATACCTGGCCCGAGGCCCTGCACTTCATTCAGACCACCCGTTTTGATACCGGTGCCAGTGATGCCTTTCTCGCTACCCAGGGGTTAACTCACCCGAGCATCAAGGGGGTAATCACGGCCAGCAGCCACTTCTATCAACAGCAACATAGCCCCGCGACACAACAACCCGCCTGACTCCAGACACGCCCCCTGTCATCCTTGCCCCTGCACGGCAGGGGGCGGTTGCGGTATCCTTGCGGCCATATGGTGCCCGGGCCAATGTCCGCGCACAGTGTTGACTGCAACAGAGGCAAGGCCAGTATGACCAACCGCGTAATCTACCCCGGCACCTTCGACCCCATCACCAACGGCCACCTGGACCTGGTGGAACGGGCCGCCAAGATGTTCGACGAAGTGGTGGTCGGCATTGCCGCCAGCGAGAAGAAAGGCCCGCTGTTCACCCTGGAAGAGCGCGTGGACCTCACCGAACGGGTACTGGCCCACCTGCCCAATGTGAAGGTGAAAGGCTTCTCCAAGCTGCTGGCCCACTTCTGTGAGGAAGAAGACGGCAACATCCTGCTGCGCGGCCTGCGCGCGGTATCCGACTTCGAATACGAATTCCAGCTGGCCAACATGAACCGTCAACTGGCCCCGGATCTGGAAACCGTGTTCCTGACCCCGGCAGAGCACCTGTCGTTCATCTCCAGTTCCCTGATCCGCGAGATCGCCCTGCTGGACGGCGACGTGAACAACTTCGTCCCGCCGCTGGTCGCCGAAGCACTGGAAGAGAAACGCAAGGCGCGGCAGAAATAAGAGTTCAAAGTTGAAAGTTCAAAGTTTAAAAGCGCGAGTCAGGTGATCGGGTTCTGGAGTCACGTACCCGCGCCATTACCGGCGAACGCGGGCA
Proteins encoded in this window:
- a CDS encoding SDR family oxidoreductase, with the translated sequence MSNFSGKTALITGASSGMGMDYARQLCAQGANLILTARREDRLESLKQELAAECSRSGKNVDIHVFACDLVDEESRNALITRIADAGLKVDILINNAGLGLQAPYLTQQWDDLHGMMQLDMNALSHLTHHYAADMKARGEGYILLVASVAGHMAIPGYAAYSACKYYVRALGYALNGELRPEGIRVTVVSPGATETAFFEVAGHERNWIARFMTGKSEHVVARALKGLKRGSREVVPGTLNWLATFYSRILPYSMMRRIMEVIF
- a CDS encoding DUF4334 domain-containing protein, coding for MGASTDKTAVQQEISFAAAQAQGKVSTEDALAIFDALEPADTDFMLGAWKGEGFETDHPMDGMLERCHWHGKRFETTEHVHPLVFRKRNGELSSVKPLLAMPGLGLLDKLPILKSEAAGTAFQALIPLLSGNKSAARLRMTTYRGKPTATMVYDNLPINDVFHKVDEDTVLGIMDLKGMKQPFFFVLRREK
- a CDS encoding MerR family transcriptional regulator, producing the protein MRIAELEQRTGINRHTLRYYEKEGLLLEVVRGENNYRDYPEKAVERVTMVSQLKELGFSLREIRELLNALRSDTIDCAQGALLMAEKKAAVDQRIRELKKVSRMLGQQQAELEASAEAQRKGRDCIR
- a CDS encoding SDR family oxidoreductase — its product is MTILITGASGFIGRYVCAQLTRDQQPVLAMLRQPSSQLATLRRQVDALGGQGDLVQAIQGDLDQPDLGLDGPVPALEAIIHLGARFAWQLPMAEARRTNVDGALAVARLARQQQTRLVFISGFMLENLAHLARLGIDLNSADKTDWQQVYRRAGGYEASKLEAAIRVREYAREQHLEMVEVQPATVAGDSRTGQLDHQQPLYQLLDNLARGRMAAIPGTPDHWLPLVAVDLLAALIARAALAPATPQRLLALDSRTPSLQGLLAHAAPSLKRRAPTRFLPMGVLATLLRLPGLPRLLNTWPEALHFIQTTRFDTGASDAFLATQGLTHPSIKGVITASSHFYQQQHSPATQQPA
- the coaD gene encoding pantetheine-phosphate adenylyltransferase; the encoded protein is MTNRVIYPGTFDPITNGHLDLVERAAKMFDEVVVGIAASEKKGPLFTLEERVDLTERVLAHLPNVKVKGFSKLLAHFCEEEDGNILLRGLRAVSDFEYEFQLANMNRQLAPDLETVFLTPAEHLSFISSSLIREIALLDGDVNNFVPPLVAEALEEKRKARQK